A section of the Glandiceps talaboti chromosome 8, keGlaTala1.1, whole genome shotgun sequence genome encodes:
- the LOC144438731 gene encoding uncharacterized protein LOC144438731, which yields MLKIQRPELFHAARNQTISPQFSKIYIGYQSTTDRIHYKILLMTYKALNNAAPSYISDLISYKHAPRVLRSNNKGLLHIPPCKLKSYGERAFSRAAPQLWNSLPVALRQSPTLDKFRKDIKTHLFMRAF from the coding sequence ATGCTCAAAATACAGCGGCCAGAATTGTTTCACGCCGCAAGAAATCAGACCATATCTCCCCAGTTCTCAAAGATCTACATTGGCTACCAGTCTACTACAGatagaatacattacaaaatactCTTGATGACCTACAAAGCTCTCAACAATGCTGCACCTAGTTACATATCGGATCTGATCAGTTATAAGCATGCTCCACGTGTACTTCGCTCCAACAACAAAGGTCTATTACACATCCCACCCTGCAAACTTAAATCCTATGGTGAACGTGCTTTTTCACGCGCTGCCCCGCAATTATGGAACAGTCTTCCGGTTGCTCTGCGTCAATCACCAACCCTGGACAAGTTCAGGAAAGACATTAAGACTCATCTTTTTATGAGAGCATTTTGA